From the genome of Leptotrichia sp. oral taxon 847:
AAATTGTGCAACGGGAAAGGTCGAAGCAAAATTTACAGTTGTTCCCCACAATTCTTTCTTTTTTTCTTTTTTAATTCCATGTATTGTCTTAGTCTCAAATTTCACACTTATCAGCTCACTTTCTTTAAATCTTTTTATTTTCATATTTTTTTTCTAATATCGTTTATCACAGGTTTTTTTTGCAAAATCTTTTCAAACGCAATTCTTTTCGCTCCAATATCTGGCTCTCTGTCCAAAAATATTACTCCACAATACTTAAATTGCTGTTTTTCCAAAATTTTCTTCATCGGCTCGTTATTTTCATGCGTGTCCGCTCTCAAGCTGAAAATATTATTCTTTAGGCAGACATCTTGTGAAAATTCCAAAAGTTTTGTGGCAATTCCCTGATTTTTTACATTTTTATCAACCGCAATTCGATGAATTACCACATAATCGCCAAAAGTCAGCCATTTTCCATCAATTTTACTATATGGTGCCTCTTTTTCAGGTGAGAGTGCAATTGTCGCCACAACTTTATTTTCTCTGTCAATTTGAGTTTCCAGCACATAACTTATCCCTTTTTTTATATCACTTTCAATTGAGTCTCTATTTGGATAGCCATTTTGCCATTGATTTAGCCCCATTTTTTTTAGCTCTTCCTTTGCCATCTCAATAATTTCCAAAATTCTGGTAACATCTTTTGGCTCTGATTTTCTAAAATTCATTTAGCTTTTCTCCTTCCTAAAAAAAGTTATATTTGCCAGTCAATCTCTTTTTTCCCCAATTTTCTCAAAATCTCATTAACTTTCTTGAAATGTCCGCAGCCAAAAAAACCACGACTTGCAGATAATGGACTTGGATGCACACTTTCCAAAATATAATGTTTTTCCAAATTTATAAGCTTTTTCTTACTTTTTGCATTATTACCCCACAAAATAAATATAATTGGATCTTCTCTTTCGTTTAAATAACTTATCACATTGTCAGTAAAAATTTCCCACCCGATTTTTGAGTGAGAATTAGCCTTTCCCGCAACAACTGTAAGAGCTGTATTTAAAAGCAGCACTCCTTGCTTTGCCCACTTTTCTAAATACCCGCTATTACTCATTTGATAACCATATTCATCACTAATTTCCTTATAAATATTTTTTAGCGACGGGGGAAGCATAACTCCCTGTTTTACGGAAAAAGCCAGTCCATGTGCCTGATTTGGCCCATGATAAGGATCCTGACCCAGCAAAACTACCTTACAGTTTTTATAACTTGTAAGTTTAAAAGCCGTAAAAATTTCGTTAGCCTTTGGATAAATCGTCTTTGTCTTATATTCTGACACCAAAAATTTTCTCATTTTCCTGTAATAATCTTTTTTAAACTCATCTTTCAAACTAAAAATCTCATCCCAGTCATTTCCAATATTTACCATTTTTTTCCTCTTTTCAGTTTCTTACATCTTAATTTTAATTTTTTGTCTTTTTAAACTTTACTACATCTAAAATTTTAAAATTTTTTATTTCCTGTATTACTTTTAATTTTAATCCTTCAATCTTTAAAATTTATAACAATTTTTTCTTTTTCCATTTTTAAATTTTCAATTTCTACATTTGCATTTTCTAGTATTTTTTTCGAGGCTTTAGTTGACTCTAAATCTTTGTGTTTATCTGAAAAATAGACAACTTTTTTTATTCCGGACTGCACAATCGCTTTTGCACACTCGTTGCATGGAAAATGCGTAACATAAATTGTACTGCCACTTAAAGACTTTATGCTATTTAAAATTGCATTCAATTCTGCGTGAACGACATACGGATATTTTGTTTCCAAAAAATCTCCTGTTTTTTCCCAAGGCATTTCATCATCAGAACTTCCCACAGGAAATCCATTGTACCCCATTCCAATTATTTTTTTATCCTTGTCGATTATACAAGCTCCCACCTGCGTTG
Proteins encoded in this window:
- a CDS encoding GNAT family N-acetyltransferase, producing the protein MNFRKSEPKDVTRILEIIEMAKEELKKMGLNQWQNGYPNRDSIESDIKKGISYVLETQIDRENKVVATIALSPEKEAPYSKIDGKWLTFGDYVVIHRIAVDKNVKNQGIATKLLEFSQDVCLKNNIFSLRADTHENNEPMKKILEKQQFKYCGVIFLDREPDIGAKRIAFEKILQKKPVINDIRKKI
- a CDS encoding uracil-DNA glycosylase, encoding MVNIGNDWDEIFSLKDEFKKDYYRKMRKFLVSEYKTKTIYPKANEIFTAFKLTSYKNCKVVLLGQDPYHGPNQAHGLAFSVKQGVMLPPSLKNIYKEISDEYGYQMSNSGYLEKWAKQGVLLLNTALTVVAGKANSHSKIGWEIFTDNVISYLNEREDPIIFILWGNNAKSKKKLINLEKHYILESVHPSPLSASRGFFGCGHFKKVNEILRKLGKKEIDWQI
- a CDS encoding deoxycytidylate deaminase, which translates into the protein MPKRTDYLSWDEYFMGVAFLSGMRSKDPSTQVGACIIDKDKKIIGMGYNGFPVGSSDDEMPWEKTGDFLETKYPYVVHAELNAILNSIKSLSGSTIYVTHFPCNECAKAIVQSGIKKVVYFSDKHKDLESTKASKKILENANVEIENLKMEKEKIVINFKD